A genomic window from Algoriphagus sp. Y33 includes:
- a CDS encoding 1,4-dihydroxy-2-naphthoyl-CoA synthase, with the protein MNWITAKEYEDITYKKCDGVARIAFNRPEVRNAFRPKTTAELYDAFYDAQEDTSIGVVLLSGEGPSAKDGGWAFCSGGDQKARGKQGYVGEDGYHRLNILEVQRLIRFMPKVVIAVVPGWAVGGGHSLHVVCDLTLASKEHAIFKQTDADVTSFDGGYGSAYLAKMVGQKKAREIFFLGRNYSAQEAYEMGMVNAVIPHAELESTAYEWAQEILAKSPTSIKMLKFAMNLTDDGMVGQQVFAGEATRLAYGTDEAIEGRNAFLEKRKPNFGANKWIP; encoded by the coding sequence ATGAACTGGATCACTGCAAAAGAATACGAAGATATTACCTATAAAAAATGTGACGGCGTGGCGAGAATCGCTTTCAATCGTCCTGAAGTCAGGAATGCTTTCCGTCCGAAAACTACAGCTGAACTGTATGATGCATTTTACGATGCACAGGAAGATACCTCCATCGGTGTGGTTTTATTGAGCGGGGAAGGGCCTTCGGCAAAAGACGGAGGTTGGGCATTTTGCTCCGGTGGCGACCAGAAAGCACGAGGCAAGCAAGGCTATGTAGGCGAAGATGGATATCATCGGTTGAATATTTTGGAGGTGCAGCGCCTGATCCGTTTTATGCCTAAGGTAGTGATAGCTGTTGTTCCTGGCTGGGCAGTAGGAGGAGGGCATAGCTTACATGTGGTCTGTGACTTGACTTTGGCGAGTAAGGAGCATGCGATCTTCAAGCAGACCGATGCTGATGTGACCAGCTTTGACGGAGGCTATGGTTCGGCTTATTTGGCCAAAATGGTGGGACAGAAGAAAGCGCGTGAGATATTCTTTCTGGGAAGAAACTATTCAGCACAGGAAGCCTATGAAATGGGAATGGTAAATGCCGTGATCCCCCATGCTGAATTGGAGTCAACGGCTTACGAATGGGCTCAGGAAATCTTAGCCAAGTCACCGACCTCTATTAAGATGCTGAAGTTTGCGATGAATCTTACTGATGATGGAATGGTAGGGCAACAGGTTTTTGCAGGGGAAGCCACCCGATTGGCTTATGGCACTGATGAGGCGATCGAAGGCAGAAATGCATTCCTGGAGAAGCGTAAGCCAAATTTTGGAGCCAATAAGTGGATACCTTAG
- a CDS encoding DUF2442 domain-containing protein, translating into MSTLTKFKSNQASDLSFSNNKMKIIMEDGREISIPLEWFPSLRNASDTELNNWRFIGDGDGIHWEDLDEDLLVSELIS; encoded by the coding sequence ATGAGTACTTTAACTAAATTCAAATCTAATCAAGCTTCTGATCTTTCATTTTCAAATAACAAAATGAAAATTATCATGGAAGATGGTCGGGAAATAAGTATTCCATTGGAATGGTTTCCATCCCTGAGAAATGCCTCCGATACAGAGTTAAATAACTGGAGATTTATTGGCGATGGAGATGGAATTCACTGGGAGGATCTAGACGAGGATTTACTAGTAAGTGAATTGATTTCCTAA
- a CDS encoding DUF4160 domain-containing protein, producing the protein MPTVLRVKGFRFFFYSNDHLPKHIHVEKSGKTAKFILNPSQLVKSKNFSASELSETVP; encoded by the coding sequence ATGCCTACAGTTCTGAGAGTAAAAGGTTTTAGGTTTTTCTTCTATAGCAATGATCATTTGCCTAAACATATTCATGTGGAAAAATCCGGAAAGACTGCAAAATTCATTTTAAACCCTAGCCAATTGGTCAAATCAAAAAATTTTTCAGCATCTGAATTGTCAGAAACCGTACCTTAA
- a CDS encoding DJ-1/PfpI family protein has translation MKKILFLTGDFAEDYETMVPVQMLEMVGYEVHSVCPGKKKGETIKTAIHDFEGDLTYTEKPGHNFMLSYSFEQIDVDDYVGLAIAGGRAPEYLRLNKKLLEIVKHFFDTNKPVAAVCHGIQILTAAGVVKGRKLTAYPAVGPEVTIAGGEYQDIPATDAYVDGNLVTSPAWPGHPAWIREFLKVLGAKIEI, from the coding sequence ATGAAAAAGATATTATTCCTTACAGGAGATTTTGCGGAAGATTACGAAACAATGGTTCCTGTGCAGATGCTGGAAATGGTAGGCTACGAGGTCCACTCTGTATGCCCCGGAAAGAAAAAGGGAGAAACCATCAAAACTGCCATTCATGACTTTGAAGGTGATCTCACCTATACCGAAAAGCCCGGTCACAACTTTATGCTAAGCTATTCCTTTGAACAGATAGATGTAGATGACTATGTAGGATTGGCGATTGCAGGTGGGCGTGCTCCTGAATACCTGAGATTGAATAAAAAGCTGCTGGAGATCGTCAAGCACTTCTTTGATACCAATAAACCGGTGGCTGCTGTATGTCACGGGATCCAGATTCTAACCGCCGCCGGAGTGGTAAAAGGCAGAAAGCTGACTGCATACCCTGCCGTGGGACCGGAGGTAACTATCGCAGGTGGAGAATATCAGGATATTCCTGCCACAGATGCCTATGTGGATGGCAATCTGGTCACTTCTCCGGCTTGGCCGGGTCACCCGGCTTGGATCCGCGAATTTCTTAAAGTGCTTGGAGCAAAAATCGAAATCTGA